In Thalassospira sp. ER-Se-21-Dark, one genomic interval encodes:
- the rnhA gene encoding ribonuclease HI, whose protein sequence is MTSSNGDDNRVEIYTDGACSGNPGPGGWGAILRFKGVEKEMSGGDPETTNNRMEMMAAISALEALKRPCVIDIYTDSSYVRDGITKWIFGWQKRGWKTADKKPVKNVELWQRLLQALEPHKVEWHWVKGHAGHPENERCDELARQAVPR, encoded by the coding sequence ATGACTTCAAGTAACGGTGACGATAACCGCGTCGAGATTTACACAGACGGCGCGTGCAGCGGCAATCCCGGCCCCGGTGGCTGGGGCGCTATTTTGCGCTTCAAGGGTGTCGAAAAGGAAATGTCGGGCGGCGATCCGGAAACCACCAACAATCGTATGGAAATGATGGCCGCGATTAGCGCGCTGGAAGCCTTGAAACGTCCCTGCGTCATCGATATCTACACCGACAGCAGCTATGTCCGCGACGGTATTACCAAATGGATTTTCGGCTGGCAGAAACGTGGCTGGAAAACCGCCGATAAAAAGCCGGTCAAGAATGTGGAATTATGGCAACGTTTGCTACAAGCCCTTGAACCACATAAGGTCGAGTGGCACTGGGTCAAGGGTCACGCCGGTCACCCGGAAAACGAAAGATGCGACGAATTGGCCCGCCAAGCCGTGCCCCGATAA
- the gcvPA gene encoding aminomethyl-transferring glycine dehydrogenase subunit GcvPA, which produces MRYLPLTRADRAAMLDTIGASSVDELYCDVPDGALLDAPVDLPSHLGEMQVERDMMALAAKNMGASSVPSFLGAGAYRHHVPATVDYVIQRGEFLTAYTPYQPEIAQGTLQYLFEFQTQVASITGMDVANASMWDGATSCAEAVLMACRATRRKKAVLSGGLHPHYREVTETYCQYSDTEVAGRDGHPEHQATAEELNDLIDDQTACVVVQYPDVFGRIQDHTQLADLCHAKGALLVVVFTEAVAFGAVKSPGSFGADIVCGEGQSIGNALNYGGPYVGLFATTQKLVRQMPGRLCGETVDQDGKRGFVLTLSTREQHIRREKATSNICTNSGLCSLAFTVHMSLLGEDGYRRLATLNHENACKAADAIDAVEGASVVNDSFFNEFTVKLSKPAAEVVEALVAKGVLAGVPLSRLYPNRSDLDNYLLVAVTETNTDEDIAALASALKEALA; this is translated from the coding sequence ATGCGTTATCTCCCACTGACACGCGCTGATCGTGCTGCGATGCTTGATACCATCGGGGCATCATCGGTTGATGAACTTTACTGTGATGTGCCGGACGGCGCGTTGCTTGACGCACCTGTTGATTTGCCATCCCACCTTGGCGAAATGCAGGTCGAACGCGATATGATGGCCTTGGCCGCCAAAAACATGGGCGCATCGAGCGTGCCCAGTTTCCTGGGTGCGGGTGCCTATCGCCACCATGTGCCGGCGACGGTTGATTACGTGATCCAGCGCGGTGAATTCCTGACCGCCTATACCCCGTATCAACCGGAAATCGCGCAAGGGACACTGCAATACCTGTTTGAATTCCAGACCCAGGTTGCCTCGATCACCGGGATGGATGTTGCCAACGCGTCGATGTGGGATGGTGCGACATCCTGTGCCGAAGCGGTTCTGATGGCCTGCCGCGCGACCCGTCGCAAGAAGGCAGTTCTTTCGGGTGGTCTGCACCCGCATTACCGCGAAGTGACCGAAACTTATTGCCAGTATAGCGACACCGAAGTTGCCGGGCGCGATGGGCATCCGGAACATCAGGCAACTGCCGAAGAACTCAACGATCTGATTGATGATCAGACAGCGTGTGTTGTTGTGCAGTACCCGGACGTGTTTGGCCGCATTCAGGATCACACCCAACTGGCTGATCTTTGCCATGCCAAGGGTGCGCTTCTGGTGGTGGTCTTTACCGAGGCGGTGGCGTTTGGTGCGGTGAAATCACCGGGCAGCTTTGGCGCAGACATCGTTTGCGGCGAAGGCCAGTCGATCGGTAATGCGCTGAACTATGGTGGGCCGTATGTCGGGCTGTTTGCCACCACGCAAAAGCTCGTGCGTCAGATGCCGGGCCGCCTGTGTGGTGAAACGGTCGATCAAGACGGCAAGCGTGGTTTTGTTCTGACGCTGTCGACCCGCGAACAGCATATCCGCCGTGAAAAGGCGACCTCGAACATCTGCACCAACTCGGGCCTGTGTTCACTGGCCTTTACGGTGCATATGAGCCTGCTGGGTGAAGACGGTTATCGCCGTCTGGCGACCTTGAACCATGAAAATGCCTGCAAGGCAGCCGATGCTATTGACGCCGTTGAAGGCGCATCTGTGGTCAATGACAGCTTCTTTAACGAATTCACCGTGAAGCTTTCCAAACCGGCCGCCGAAGTGGTTGAAGCACTGGTTGCCAAGGGCGTCCTTGCCGGTGTGCCGCTGTCGCGCCTGTATCCGAACCGTTCGGATCTGGATAACTACCTGTTGGTTGCGGTTACCGAAACCAACACGGACGAGGATATCGCGGCGCTTGCGTCCGCATTGAAGGAGGCGCTGGCATGA
- a CDS encoding protein phosphatase CheZ, with the protein MSRRVQKVFTAERRLKERTGGVVEDWSDSFFDPTLESGMGAGEPMQASLPAATSAPETSGITQAVLDEIRALRGEVSQLRQAVASGGVPASDVTTPFASNDAPMDELPEPVSSNPTHSNRPGAAEPDRDDLELIRTQIAEMNEHIHRAKVQIASLRHPKAQDDRLVSATSELDAIVKDTEMATHTILESAEQIDDLTMTLKNSAPSDFVADHVEQIAFIVTKIFEACNFQDITGQRINKVVSTLEFVEERVHNMISIWGEDAFAELPVPEVEEESRPEDADLLNGPQLEGEGISQDDIDKLFE; encoded by the coding sequence ATGTCTCGTCGCGTGCAAAAAGTATTCACTGCCGAACGTCGTCTTAAAGAACGCACCGGTGGTGTGGTTGAGGATTGGTCTGACTCCTTTTTTGACCCGACGCTGGAAAGCGGCATGGGGGCAGGGGAACCGATGCAGGCATCCTTGCCGGCAGCGACAAGTGCCCCGGAAACATCCGGTATTACCCAGGCTGTTCTTGATGAAATCAGAGCTCTGCGTGGTGAAGTTTCGCAACTGCGTCAGGCGGTGGCATCCGGTGGTGTTCCGGCAAGTGATGTCACCACCCCGTTTGCATCAAATGATGCGCCGATGGATGAATTGCCAGAGCCGGTTTCAAGTAACCCAACCCACTCCAATCGCCCGGGGGCGGCAGAGCCCGATCGTGACGATCTGGAACTGATCCGTACCCAGATCGCGGAAATGAACGAGCACATCCACAGGGCAAAGGTTCAGATTGCGTCGCTGCGCCATCCAAAAGCGCAGGATGACCGATTGGTAAGTGCGACCTCGGAACTTGATGCCATCGTCAAGGATACCGAAATGGCGACCCATACCATTCTGGAATCCGCCGAGCAGATTGACGATCTGACCATGACGCTTAAAAACTCGGCGCCGAGCGATTTTGTCGCCGATCATGTCGAACAGATTGCCTTCATCGTGACCAAGATCTTTGAAGCCTGTAACTTCCAGGACATTACCGGCCAGCGCATCAACAAGGTGGTCAGCACGCTTGAGTTCGTTGAAGAGCGCGTCCACAACATGATCTCGATCTGGGGTGAAGATGCGTTTGCCGAATTGCCGGTTCCTGAGGTCGAGGAAGAATCACGGCCCGAGGATGCAGACCTTCTGAATGGTCCGCAGCTCGAAGGGGAAGGCATCAGCCAGGACGATATCGACAAGTTGTTCGAATAA
- the gcvPB gene encoding aminomethyl-transferring glycine dehydrogenase subunit GcvPB — MTFTTHTGNRGLVLEEQLIFEQGQPGRTGVDLPEPKGTKSRLGGLDRDSDVGLPGLSEPQVVRHFTRLSQKNYGIDAGFFPLGSCTMKHNPRLNEKVARLPGLADLHPMQPESTVQGALELIDQCAHWLLVLTGMPAVSMSPAAGAQGELCGMMAIRAALDARGENRRRVLVPESAHGTNPATAAACGFTVDSIPATEDGRVDLAAFEAKLGDDVAGIMLTNPNTCGLFERDVRKIADLVHEAGGYFYCDGANFNAIVGRVRPADLGIDAMHINLHKTFSTPHGGGGPGSGPVVFSEALAPFAPIPYVVKKGDGFHLVETADEEDGMKPFGRLKGFHGQMGMFIRALTYMKSHGADGLRQASGDAVLNANYLLARLKDKLSVAFPGYCMHEALFDDGFLKDTGVSTLDLAKAIIDEGFHPMTMYFPLVVHGALLIEPTETETKESIDQFCDAILSLVAKAESGDAEFFKNAPYLTPRRRLDETAAARKPVLRWKPETA; from the coding sequence ATGACCTTTACAACCCATACCGGCAACCGTGGACTTGTTCTTGAAGAACAGCTGATTTTCGAGCAGGGCCAGCCCGGCCGAACCGGCGTTGATTTGCCGGAACCCAAGGGCACCAAATCGCGCCTTGGCGGCCTTGACCGTGACAGCGACGTTGGTCTTCCGGGCCTGTCCGAGCCGCAAGTCGTGCGTCACTTCACGCGCCTGTCGCAGAAGAACTATGGCATTGATGCCGGTTTCTTCCCGCTTGGTTCGTGCACGATGAAGCATAACCCGCGCCTGAACGAGAAAGTCGCGCGTTTGCCCGGTCTTGCCGATTTGCATCCGATGCAGCCTGAAAGCACCGTACAGGGTGCGCTGGAACTGATTGATCAATGTGCGCATTGGCTTTTGGTCCTGACCGGCATGCCGGCGGTTTCCATGTCCCCGGCAGCGGGTGCACAGGGTGAGCTTTGTGGCATGATGGCCATTCGCGCGGCCCTTGATGCGCGCGGTGAAAACCGTCGTCGCGTTCTGGTGCCGGAATCCGCCCACGGGACCAACCCGGCAACCGCAGCCGCCTGTGGCTTTACGGTTGATTCGATCCCCGCGACCGAAGACGGCCGTGTTGATCTGGCAGCGTTTGAAGCCAAGCTTGGCGACGATGTGGCTGGTATCATGCTGACCAACCCGAATACCTGCGGTCTGTTTGAACGTGACGTGCGCAAGATCGCCGATCTGGTGCATGAAGCGGGCGGGTACTTCTATTGCGATGGTGCGAACTTCAACGCCATTGTCGGTCGGGTGCGCCCGGCAGACCTTGGCATTGATGCGATGCATATCAACCTGCACAAGACGTTCTCGACCCCGCATGGCGGCGGTGGACCGGGTTCAGGACCTGTTGTCTTTTCCGAAGCCCTGGCACCGTTTGCCCCGATCCCTTATGTCGTGAAAAAGGGTGATGGTTTCCATCTGGTCGAAACCGCAGACGAAGAAGACGGCATGAAGCCGTTTGGCCGTCTGAAGGGCTTCCATGGTCAGATGGGCATGTTTATTCGTGCGCTGACCTATATGAAAAGCCATGGTGCAGATGGCCTGCGTCAGGCATCGGGTGATGCGGTTCTGAATGCCAACTATCTGTTGGCGCGTCTTAAGGACAAGCTCAGTGTGGCCTTCCCGGGCTATTGCATGCATGAAGCCCTGTTTGACGACGGCTTCCTGAAAGATACCGGTGTTTCGACACTGGATCTGGCCAAGGCAATCATCGACGAAGGGTTCCACCCGATGACGATGTATTTCCCGCTGGTGGTTCATGGGGCGTTGCTGATCGAACCGACCGAGACCGAAACCAAGGAATCGATTGATCAGTTCTGTGATGCGATTCTGTCGCTTGTGGCCAAGGCCGAGTCGGGCGATGCAGAATTCTTCAAGAATGCACCGTACCTGACCCCGCGCAGACGCCTTGATGAAACGGCGGCTGCACGTAAGCCGGTTTTGCGCTGGAAGCCTGAAACAGCTTGA
- a CDS encoding peroxiredoxin — MTISVGSELPEVTLFRATSDGPEAVNSKEFFAGRKVVLFAVPGAFTPTCSAKHLPGFVAKADEIKAKGVDEIACLASNDAFVLQAWADAEKANDVTMLSDGDLAFVDATGLGLDLTGRGLGKRANRFAMIVEDGKVTDIAVEEPGAFEVSSAEAVLKKL; from the coding sequence ATGACCATTTCAGTCGGTTCCGAACTCCCGGAAGTTACCCTTTTCCGCGCAACCAGCGACGGTCCGGAAGCCGTCAATTCCAAGGAATTCTTCGCAGGTCGCAAAGTTGTCCTGTTTGCCGTACCGGGCGCCTTTACCCCGACCTGCTCGGCCAAACACCTTCCGGGCTTTGTCGCCAAAGCCGATGAGATCAAAGCCAAAGGTGTCGATGAGATTGCCTGCCTTGCATCAAACGATGCCTTTGTCCTTCAGGCATGGGCCGATGCGGAAAAGGCCAACGACGTCACCATGCTTTCGGACGGGGATCTGGCGTTTGTCGACGCAACCGGGCTTGGACTTGATCTGACCGGCCGCGGCCTTGGCAAGCGCGCCAACCGTTTCGCCATGATTGTCGAAGACGGCAAAGTCACCGACATTGCCGTCGAAGAACCGGGCGCGTTTGAAGTTTCAAGTGCCGAAGCTGTTCTGAAAAAGCTTTAA
- the gcvH gene encoding glycine cleavage system protein GcvH encodes MTKKFSQEHEWIELEDGVATVGITDYAQQSLGDIVYVELPEVGKKLTKDGDAAVVESVKAASDVYAPLDGEIVEVNEELDDNPALVNEAPESDGWFFRMTLTDESQLDELMDEAAYKDFVEGL; translated from the coding sequence ATGACTAAGAAATTTTCGCAGGAACATGAATGGATCGAGCTTGAAGACGGTGTGGCAACCGTTGGCATTACCGATTACGCGCAGCAGTCGCTGGGCGATATCGTGTATGTCGAGCTGCCGGAAGTAGGCAAGAAACTGACCAAGGATGGCGACGCCGCGGTTGTTGAATCGGTCAAGGCCGCCAGCGACGTTTACGCTCCGCTCGATGGTGAAATTGTCGAGGTCAACGAAGAGCTTGATGACAATCCTGCACTGGTCAATGAAGCCCCGGAATCCGATGGCTGGTTCTTTAGAATGACACTGACCGATGAATCCCAGCTTGATGAGCTGATGGATGAAGCAGCCTACAAAGACTTCGTCGAAGGCCTTTAA
- a CDS encoding homoserine kinase, which produces MAVYTDVSDEDISRFVAEYDIGDVVSFKGIAEGVENTNFLLQTTKAPYILTLYEKRVNPDDLPFYLGLMDHLSAKGLNCPTPIHGKDGVALRRLCGRPAAITSFLQGMSPRRIQPHHCAGVGAALAELHSAGQDFEMHLPNALSIKGWRSLFDSCAEHADDVEPGLGKMIGEELAFLEENWPHALPKGVIHADLFPDNVFFFPNKEAVSGLIDFYFACNDLFCYDVAICMNAWCFEPDNSFNVTKAKNLLSHYSKVRPLSDVEKAALPILARGASLRFLLTRLYDWVNTPKDALVTPKNPREYINKLRFHQRVENATAYGLD; this is translated from the coding sequence ATGGCCGTCTATACCGACGTTTCAGACGAAGATATTTCCCGCTTTGTGGCCGAATACGATATCGGTGACGTGGTGTCGTTCAAGGGGATCGCAGAAGGCGTCGAAAACACCAATTTCCTGCTTCAGACGACCAAGGCGCCTTATATCCTGACCCTGTATGAGAAGCGGGTAAATCCCGATGATCTACCCTTCTATCTTGGCCTGATGGATCACTTGTCGGCCAAGGGACTGAATTGCCCGACCCCGATCCACGGCAAGGACGGTGTTGCCCTGCGACGCCTTTGTGGTCGCCCGGCCGCCATCACGTCTTTCCTGCAGGGCATGTCGCCCAGGCGCATTCAACCCCATCACTGTGCGGGGGTCGGCGCCGCACTGGCCGAGTTGCACTCAGCCGGTCAGGACTTCGAAATGCACCTGCCCAATGCGCTGAGCATCAAGGGATGGCGTTCGCTTTTCGACAGCTGCGCTGAACATGCCGACGATGTCGAACCCGGCCTTGGTAAGATGATTGGCGAAGAGCTCGCATTTCTAGAGGAAAACTGGCCGCACGCCCTGCCCAAGGGGGTCATTCATGCGGATCTGTTCCCCGACAACGTCTTCTTCTTTCCAAACAAGGAAGCCGTTTCCGGGCTGATTGACTTCTATTTCGCGTGCAATGACCTGTTTTGCTATGACGTTGCCATTTGCATGAATGCTTGGTGCTTTGAGCCCGATAACAGCTTCAATGTAACCAAGGCCAAAAACCTTCTGTCGCATTACAGCAAGGTCCGTCCGCTTTCGGACGTCGAAAAGGCCGCCCTGCCCATTCTGGCGCGCGGCGCAAGTCTTCGGTTCCTTCTGACACGGCTCTATGACTGGGTGAATACGCCCAAGGATGCACTTGTCACCCCGAAGAACCCGCGCGAATACATCAACAAATTGCGGTTCCACCAACGTGTGGAAAACGCAACAGCCTATGGCCTGGATTAG
- the gcvT gene encoding glycine cleavage system aminomethyltransferase GcvT, producing MADHESELLKTALYDLHVELGAKMVPFAGYAMPVQYPLGVKGEHLHTRAKAGLFDVSHMGQVRLTGENRVAELEKLVPGDIAILKPGRTRYSAFTQDDGTILDDLMITNAGDSLFLVINAACKDDDIVHMRANLGDGVSLEEIDDRALLALQGPDAAKVLARFAPSVADLKFMSFAEIDIAGSPCFVTRSGYTGEDGFEISVPNADAEALARKLLAEDEVEAIGLGARDSLRLEAGLCLYGNDIDTTTTPVEGDLNWIINKRRRAEGGFKGADVILDQLEHGADRKRVGIKPEGKAPAREHTQILNADGEDIGEIKSGGFGPTVDGPIAMGYVAIEFAEPGTKVDLMVRGKARPAEVVELPFAPHRYFRG from the coding sequence ATGGCGGATCACGAATCCGAACTTCTAAAAACTGCCCTTTATGATTTGCATGTGGAACTCGGTGCCAAAATGGTACCGTTCGCTGGCTATGCCATGCCTGTGCAATATCCGCTTGGTGTGAAGGGCGAACATCTTCATACCCGTGCGAAGGCAGGCCTGTTTGATGTGTCCCATATGGGGCAGGTGCGTTTGACCGGTGAGAACCGAGTGGCGGAGCTTGAAAAGCTTGTGCCCGGTGACATTGCCATCCTCAAACCCGGTCGCACCCGCTATTCCGCATTTACCCAGGACGACGGCACGATCCTTGACGATCTGATGATTACCAATGCGGGCGACAGCCTGTTTCTGGTGATCAATGCAGCCTGCAAGGATGATGATATCGTTCACATGCGTGCCAATCTTGGCGATGGTGTATCGCTTGAAGAAATCGATGACCGGGCGCTTCTGGCATTGCAGGGCCCGGATGCGGCCAAGGTTCTGGCACGTTTTGCACCATCGGTTGCCGATCTGAAATTCATGAGCTTTGCCGAAATCGACATCGCTGGCAGTCCGTGCTTTGTGACCCGTTCGGGTTACACCGGCGAAGATGGCTTTGAGATTTCCGTACCCAACGCCGATGCCGAGGCGCTTGCGCGCAAGCTGCTGGCCGAGGACGAGGTCGAGGCGATTGGCCTTGGCGCACGTGACTCACTGCGCCTCGAAGCGGGCCTTTGCCTGTATGGCAACGACATTGATACCACTACGACCCCGGTTGAAGGGGATCTGAACTGGATCATCAATAAACGTCGCCGGGCCGAGGGTGGCTTCAAGGGCGCGGATGTGATCCTTGATCAACTTGAACACGGTGCGGATCGTAAACGTGTCGGCATCAAGCCCGAAGGCAAGGCACCGGCACGTGAACACACCCAGATTCTGAACGCAGATGGCGAAGACATCGGCGAGATCAAATCGGGCGGGTTTGGCCCGACCGTCGATGGCCCGATTGCCATGGGGTATGTCGCGATTGAATTTGCCGAACCGGGTACCAAGGTCGATCTTATGGTGCGTGGCAAGGCGCGCCCGGCCGAGGTGGTCGAACTTCCGTTCGCGCCGCATCGTTATTTCCGCGGTTGA
- a CDS encoding protein-disulfide reductase DsbD domain-containing protein, whose translation MLRHLITRLALLTAICLSSIGARSVALAASDMATDWVDEDFTSVRLISAQTETGGKQTLRLGLEYELQPDWKIYWRSAGDAGFPPQLDWTGSENVGDANILWPAPHRFSIFGLETFGYKDHIILPIDVAIPDPAQPVAIRLDVDYLVCSDICIPATASFDLDIPASAAAGAGTSIASNHAHQIEKFVSKVPLRGTGLPIEVTSISSINQGDARSLRLGVRGLDDAGVDIDDILIESDLRAGFGLPEPQTTATGSNEDVRYFDLTVMGLAEDQTLKDQPVTVTVIAGPLSVEQKLVVGDGKAAISTASSAGTTAGMSFAMIGLFALLGGLILNVMPCVLPVLSIKVMSALKAREQDINRVRIGFLASAAGIITSFWVIAAVLVGIKLAGGTIGWGIQFQQPLFLTVMTIILALFALNMWGLFEISGPDQLGNAANDVITRSESHGHHISSNFLTGMFATLLATPCSAPFLGTAVGFALAGSVFDIFWIFTLLGIGLALPYFAIAIQPRVAHILPKPGRWMNGVKVVLGLALIGTAIWLLGILSVQIGMGGAIAVGLGLIAGCAFIWARKRTSNLRPRFAFTSLAVLGFLVALFAPGFSQPPSSPSASSDNGTLVWQAFAPETIDGLVADGKTVVIDVTAEWCVTCQVNKKLVLEKPDVRNALMQDDVVLMQADWTRPDQKIADYLASYGRFGIPFNAVFGPGAPDGILLSELLGVDEVLGALEDANGSASLASSAK comes from the coding sequence GTGCTCCGCCACCTTATCACCCGCTTGGCTCTTTTGACTGCCATCTGCCTGTCATCTATCGGTGCACGTTCTGTTGCACTGGCGGCATCGGATATGGCAACCGACTGGGTCGATGAGGACTTCACGTCTGTCCGTCTGATCAGTGCGCAAACCGAAACCGGCGGCAAACAGACACTCCGTCTTGGTCTTGAATACGAACTGCAACCCGACTGGAAGATTTACTGGCGCAGCGCAGGCGATGCCGGTTTCCCGCCGCAACTTGACTGGACCGGGTCTGAAAATGTCGGCGACGCAAACATCCTTTGGCCGGCCCCTCACCGCTTTTCGATCTTTGGCCTCGAAACATTCGGCTACAAGGATCACATCATTCTGCCGATTGATGTTGCGATCCCCGATCCGGCCCAGCCGGTCGCGATCCGCCTTGATGTCGATTATCTGGTGTGCAGCGACATCTGCATTCCGGCAACTGCCAGCTTTGATCTTGATATCCCGGCAAGTGCCGCCGCTGGTGCAGGCACCTCGATCGCCAGCAATCACGCCCACCAGATCGAAAAATTTGTTTCCAAGGTACCGCTGCGTGGCACTGGCCTTCCCATCGAAGTCACCAGTATTTCCAGCATCAATCAGGGCGATGCACGCAGCCTGCGTCTGGGTGTTCGTGGTCTTGATGATGCCGGGGTCGACATTGACGACATCCTGATTGAAAGCGACCTGCGTGCGGGCTTCGGTCTGCCCGAACCGCAAACGACCGCGACGGGCAGCAACGAGGATGTTCGGTATTTCGATCTGACCGTCATGGGCTTGGCCGAAGACCAGACACTGAAAGATCAGCCGGTCACCGTCACCGTCATTGCCGGTCCGCTTTCGGTCGAGCAAAAGCTTGTTGTCGGTGATGGCAAAGCCGCCATAAGCACAGCATCCAGTGCGGGCACGACGGCGGGCATGAGTTTCGCGATGATTGGATTGTTCGCCCTGCTTGGCGGCCTGATCCTGAATGTCATGCCCTGTGTCTTGCCGGTCCTGTCGATCAAGGTCATGTCCGCTCTTAAAGCACGCGAACAGGACATCAATCGGGTGCGCATCGGTTTCCTTGCCAGTGCCGCCGGGATCATTACATCCTTCTGGGTGATTGCCGCTGTTCTGGTCGGCATTAAACTGGCCGGGGGCACCATTGGCTGGGGCATTCAGTTCCAGCAACCGCTGTTCCTGACCGTTATGACGATTATTCTCGCCCTGTTTGCGCTGAATATGTGGGGGCTGTTTGAAATTTCCGGCCCGGATCAGCTTGGCAACGCGGCAAATGACGTCATCACACGCAGCGAAAGCCACGGCCACCATATCAGCAGCAACTTCCTGACCGGCATGTTTGCCACTTTGCTGGCAACCCCATGCTCTGCCCCGTTCCTTGGCACGGCGGTTGGTTTTGCGCTGGCGGGCAGTGTTTTTGATATCTTCTGGATCTTCACCTTGCTGGGGATCGGACTGGCGCTACCGTATTTTGCCATCGCCATCCAGCCGCGTGTGGCCCATATCCTGCCCAAACCCGGTCGCTGGATGAATGGTGTCAAAGTTGTTCTGGGTCTTGCCCTGATCGGCACGGCGATCTGGCTTCTGGGTATTCTGTCGGTCCAGATTGGCATGGGTGGTGCGATTGCTGTCGGGCTTGGCCTGATTGCGGGCTGCGCCTTTATCTGGGCCCGCAAACGCACATCAAACCTGCGTCCGCGCTTTGCCTTTACGTCGCTGGCCGTATTGGGTTTCCTTGTTGCACTGTTTGCCCCCGGCTTTTCACAGCCGCCGTCGTCGCCGAGCGCATCATCGGACAATGGCACACTTGTCTGGCAGGCGTTTGCACCTGAAACCATTGATGGTTTGGTTGCCGATGGAAAGACGGTCGTGATCGATGTTACGGCGGAATGGTGTGTGACCTGTCAGGTCAACAAGAAGCTGGTTCTCGAAAAGCCCGACGTCCGAAATGCATTGATGCAGGATGATGTTGTTCTGATGCAGGCCGACTGGACCCGTCCGGATCAAAAGATTGCCGATTACCTTGCCTCTTATGGCCGGTTTGGCATTCCGTTCAATGCAGTATTTGGTCCGGGGGCACCGGATGGCATTCTGCTTTCAGAGTTGCTCGGTGTGGACGAGGTTCTTGGCGCGCTTGAAGATGCAAACGGTTCGGCAAGCCTTGCCAGTTCCGCAAAGTGA
- the ispH gene encoding 4-hydroxy-3-methylbut-2-enyl diphosphate reductase, whose product MSDKASLRIVLANPRGFCAGVDRAIEIVEKALEKYGAPVYVRHEIVHNKFVVNRLRDMGAVFVDELDAVPDGVPVIFSAHGVPKSVPEAAETRKLEYLDATCPLVSKVHRGAERHHADGKHILLIGHAGHPEVIGTMGQLPPGSMTLVETEEDAETIEISDPENLAFVTQTTLSLDDTAKIIEILQRRFPSIAVPKKEDICYATTNRQHAVKLIAEKADAILVLGAPNSSNSNRLVEVAKREGCTRSVLVERAKDIDWSKLDGISSLGITAGASAPEILVEEVIDACRERFDVTVETITLTNENVTFKLPRQLAS is encoded by the coding sequence ATGTCTGACAAAGCCAGCCTTCGGATCGTTCTTGCCAATCCGCGCGGTTTCTGCGCGGGGGTTGATCGCGCCATCGAGATCGTCGAAAAGGCACTCGAAAAATATGGCGCACCGGTCTATGTCCGCCACGAAATCGTGCATAACAAATTCGTGGTCAATCGCCTGCGCGATATGGGTGCCGTTTTCGTTGACGAACTTGATGCCGTTCCCGATGGCGTGCCGGTGATCTTTTCGGCCCATGGGGTGCCGAAATCCGTGCCCGAGGCGGCCGAAACCCGCAAACTTGAATATCTTGATGCGACCTGCCCGCTGGTCTCCAAAGTCCATCGCGGGGCCGAACGTCATCACGCCGATGGCAAACATATTCTTCTGATTGGTCATGCTGGTCATCCCGAAGTCATCGGCACGATGGGCCAGTTACCCCCCGGCAGCATGACCCTGGTCGAGACCGAGGAAGACGCCGAGACCATCGAAATCAGCGATCCGGAAAATCTGGCCTTTGTGACCCAGACGACCTTGTCACTTGATGACACCGCCAAGATCATTGAAATCCTGCAACGGCGTTTCCCGTCAATCGCGGTGCCGAAAAAGGAAGACATCTGCTACGCCACGACCAACCGCCAGCATGCGGTCAAACTGATCGCGGAAAAGGCCGATGCCATTCTGGTCCTTGGCGCGCCAAATTCTTCAAACTCCAACCGCTTGGTCGAAGTCGCCAAACGCGAAGGCTGCACACGGTCTGTTCTGGTCGAACGGGCAAAGGATATCGACTGGTCGAAGCTTGACGGTATTTCAAGCCTTGGCATCACGGCCGGTGCGTCCGCGCCCGAAATCCTGGTCGAGGAAGTCATTGATGCCTGTCGGGAACGCTTTGACGTGACGGTCGAAACCATCACGCTGACCAACGAAAATGTCACTTTCAAACTTCCGCGTCAGCTTGCCAGCTAG